A stretch of Sulfuricurvum sp. DNA encodes these proteins:
- a CDS encoding metallophosphoesterase, whose protein sequence is MTFWHLQMHPNDPSFDKEIEIIEQKGVIGLGEWSDGKNVIHQFIHQMQIGDIVLVRHGKQSLALVEITGEATFREKNDIHLDWFEHRRTVKPLLLFKEEYEAFPGAGTGTLNKLVRSTTKTYRYIEQLYQRFSTKSANPLNHEYLLQDSYLNGHAGFITAIVTTEQYIISASNDETIRLWDKVTKKEVATLQGHKNYIVALVIVDENTLASADEVRIKLWDLTTHECIATLEGDYFITSLILVNSNILASGSYSPFIQLWDLTTYQCIVTLKGHSDGIRSLALVDVNTLASASDDKTIKLWDLSTQNCIVTLEGNASNVTSLVLMDKNTLVSGSLEKIKFWDLVTYDCTMTLNGNISSPTALAVVDINTLAISSGDTIKLWDITQQSYIALQGHSNSVTSLALMGKNTLVSGSYDKKIKFWDLTTYKCIATIKGNNKIISSFTFVDKNTLAIVLDHTSIKLWDITSRIYSATLEGHTKSISSLVLVDKNTLASSSYDNTIKLWNLTSHKCNVTLEGHTNVVSSLALVDKNTLASSSYDNTIKLWDITTGKCITLEGHTSSVTSLVLVDTNTLVSSSHDKTIKFWDISTHECIATIESQNSFLVSLTLIDSNTLASSSPSDQTIKLWDIRDKNNIEALGEIKRKNRNISYHDNLLWVDDGNGTISALDISDKTTPKNREVYNVSSTVSALLYMNNLLVFATQAGDFYVEKIEQNRFQSTKPNVENRFYIKTLLLGDSGVGKTSLGHWCEYKTHDDMIHSTHGMRFFESDLNDRIPITIQGKEEKHLFSFNLWDFGGQPEYQIAHKQNFDKTRLIFLVVDLSRTDHDDNSILFWVNSIKEHYDKMNKDQLGIFVIGTKGSDKQKLKTITEQIEGMSKISYVKHFLCDVTQEKFEDSELYTEMQTYITNQFKLKHDALLDSDGLLVVQEVKKLRKQKFYLENAEELKRSLKENDSRENNSVDDALGVMADDGMIEKLDHYIVLRPYWKNIFATAILRHAEENPKVHASISKQALFEYAFKVEFDKLLDSEKKSLKEYKNSFRSDADIHKETFGNRSHNNLKKLFMKELVRIFLEDKICYFKNGMFVFPSRFHYKKWQVDSKKYFKVGSVDLVSTKNVEVTISTVVCSLNYCGEYQIVKHLNKGVKLKDAHNNEYLVEFSREDIIADKKNQASTSIIVYAKNNVEESNQHLLANIKSILKHSLESMYEYQTFDLYKKDNIHIGSVSLTTKGTITSEDIIQTTEEYVLTKRSSSNGATDIRFIQKIQEEIEKTIKGFDEKIEKFFESKNNKTKLNILHLSDLHFDEKCIIENEITYLIEDAKRLNSFENEKSLQEFDYIILSGDLSASGSANEFSKVAQFVSRLIDLCDIDAERVLIVPGNHDYSREITHGAYQIRNFDALKFREKKDFKINDRIYLERDDEKWKNKFKYFSERLYETIYHEPFNTDSTKQIKVMQDDKLAFVLMNTSTHIDHFTPLQVSFEVDSFINVQKQIDKGKSKIVIGHHPLSFEHNYDFINNLHQFDYKAYIHGHVHRNNLISFQDVIASTQRVLQIGSGIFYATNPKSMIPGVPLRYNVIIIDIETKNISVETREREKHTIHWRPACLYPQEDGSMSCMYENKQ, encoded by the coding sequence ATGACTTTCTGGCACCTACAAATGCATCCAAATGATCCATCTTTTGATAAAGAAATCGAAATAATTGAACAAAAAGGGGTTATAGGTTTAGGTGAGTGGTCGGATGGCAAAAATGTAATACACCAGTTTATCCATCAAATGCAAATTGGTGATATCGTACTTGTTCGTCATGGAAAACAATCTCTAGCACTTGTTGAAATAACTGGTGAGGCTACTTTTAGAGAAAAAAATGATATTCATTTAGATTGGTTTGAACACCGTAGAACTGTTAAGCCTTTACTGTTGTTTAAAGAAGAATATGAAGCTTTTCCAGGTGCTGGGACAGGAACATTAAATAAATTAGTTCGTTCAACAACCAAAACCTATCGATATATCGAACAGCTTTATCAGCGATTTTCGACGAAAAGTGCTAACCCTCTTAATCATGAATATTTGCTTCAAGACTCCTATCTCAATGGACATGCTGGTTTTATCACTGCAATTGTGACTACAGAGCAATATATTATTTCTGCTTCAAATGATGAAACGATACGACTATGGGATAAGGTGACAAAAAAAGAGGTTGCTACACTACAAGGGCATAAAAACTATATTGTTGCATTGGTGATTGTGGATGAAAATACTCTTGCCAGCGCAGATGAAGTCAGAATAAAATTGTGGGATCTCACCACGCATGAATGTATTGCTACTTTGGAAGGGGATTATTTTATCACATCACTAATCCTTGTTAATTCAAATATTCTTGCCAGTGGTTCCTATTCTCCGTTCATTCAATTATGGGATTTGACAACATATCAATGTATTGTTACCCTAAAAGGGCATAGCGATGGGATTCGATCATTAGCTCTTGTAGATGTAAACACTCTTGCCAGTGCATCAGATGATAAAACTATCAAACTTTGGGATTTATCTACCCAAAATTGTATTGTTACACTTGAAGGGAATGCTAGTAATGTTACATCTTTAGTCCTTATGGATAAAAATACTCTTGTAAGTGGTTCGCTTGAAAAAATCAAATTTTGGGACTTAGTCACATACGATTGTACCATGACCCTTAATGGAAATATTAGCTCACCCACAGCATTGGCTGTTGTGGATATAAACACTCTTGCTATAAGTTCAGGTGATACTATTAAGCTTTGGGATATCACTCAACAATCATATATTGCTCTTCAAGGGCATTCTAATTCTGTTACATCATTAGCTCTTATGGGGAAAAATACATTAGTTAGTGGTTCGTATGATAAAAAAATCAAATTTTGGGATCTTACTACTTACAAGTGTATTGCAACTATTAAAGGGAATAACAAAATTATTTCATCATTTACTTTTGTAGATAAGAATACACTTGCCATTGTATTAGATCATACAAGCATCAAACTTTGGGATATAACTAGCCGTATATATAGTGCCACTCTTGAGGGACATACTAAATCAATATCATCATTGGTCCTTGTAGACAAAAACACGCTTGCAAGTAGTTCGTATGATAATACTATTAAACTCTGGAATCTTACTAGTCATAAGTGCAATGTTACACTTGAAGGGCATACCAACGTAGTTTCATCATTAGCTCTTGTAGACAAAAACACACTTGCAAGTAGTTCGTATGATAATACTATTAAACTTTGGGATATTACCACTGGAAAGTGTATTACACTTGAGGGACATACTAGTTCAGTTACATCATTAGTCCTTGTTGATACAAATACTCTTGTAAGTAGTTCACATGATAAAACAATCAAATTTTGGGATATTTCTACTCATGAGTGCATTGCTACGATTGAAAGTCAGAACAGCTTTCTTGTTTCATTAACCCTTATCGATTCAAATACGCTTGCCAGTAGTAGTCCAAGTGATCAAACAATCAAACTATGGGATATTCGCGATAAGAACAATATTGAAGCTTTGGGAGAAATAAAACGAAAAAATAGAAATATATCGTATCACGATAACTTGTTATGGGTTGATGATGGTAACGGTACCATCAGTGCGCTAGATATAAGTGATAAAACAACTCCGAAGAATCGTGAAGTCTACAATGTCTCTTCAACTGTGAGTGCTCTACTGTATATGAATAATTTATTGGTATTTGCAACACAAGCAGGAGACTTTTATGTAGAGAAGATAGAACAAAATCGTTTTCAATCAACAAAACCAAATGTAGAAAATCGGTTTTATATTAAAACATTGTTGCTTGGGGACAGTGGAGTAGGGAAAACGTCATTAGGGCATTGGTGTGAGTATAAAACACATGACGATATGATCCATTCTACGCATGGGATGCGTTTTTTTGAATCAGATCTAAATGATAGAATTCCTATCACAATTCAGGGGAAAGAGGAAAAGCATCTATTTAGCTTCAATTTATGGGATTTCGGGGGACAACCGGAATATCAAATTGCGCATAAACAAAATTTTGATAAAACCCGTCTAATTTTTTTAGTAGTTGATCTTAGTCGTACGGATCATGATGATAATTCGATTTTGTTTTGGGTTAATAGTATCAAAGAACACTATGACAAAATGAACAAAGATCAGCTTGGTATTTTTGTTATAGGTACTAAAGGATCGGATAAACAAAAGCTTAAGACTATTACAGAACAGATTGAGGGTATGAGCAAAATATCCTATGTTAAACATTTTTTATGCGATGTGACACAAGAAAAGTTTGAAGACTCTGAACTTTATACAGAGATGCAAACTTATATAACTAACCAATTCAAACTAAAACATGATGCACTATTAGATAGTGATGGATTATTGGTTGTGCAGGAAGTCAAAAAATTACGAAAGCAAAAGTTCTATTTAGAAAACGCAGAGGAACTAAAACGTTCTTTGAAAGAAAATGATTCGCGCGAGAATAATAGTGTTGATGATGCTTTGGGAGTTATGGCAGATGATGGAATGATTGAAAAGTTGGATCATTATATTGTCCTTAGACCATACTGGAAAAATATTTTTGCAACTGCAATTTTACGTCATGCAGAGGAGAATCCAAAAGTTCATGCGAGTATTAGTAAACAGGCACTTTTTGAATATGCTTTTAAAGTTGAATTTGACAAATTACTTGATAGTGAGAAAAAGTCCTTAAAAGAGTATAAAAATTCTTTCCGATCCGATGCAGATATACACAAAGAAACGTTTGGCAATCGTTCTCATAATAACCTCAAAAAGCTCTTTATGAAAGAGTTAGTTAGAATATTTCTGGAAGACAAAATTTGCTACTTTAAAAATGGGATGTTTGTTTTTCCTTCCCGTTTTCATTATAAAAAATGGCAAGTTGATTCTAAAAAGTATTTTAAAGTTGGAAGTGTTGATTTAGTATCAACTAAAAATGTCGAGGTGACGATTAGCACAGTTGTTTGTTCACTTAATTACTGTGGTGAATATCAGATAGTTAAACACCTGAATAAAGGGGTTAAACTAAAAGATGCACATAATAATGAATATTTGGTTGAGTTTTCCCGTGAAGATATTATTGCAGATAAGAAAAACCAAGCATCGACTTCAATAATTGTATACGCAAAAAATAATGTTGAAGAAAGTAATCAGCATTTGTTAGCAAATATCAAAAGTATTTTGAAACACAGTTTAGAATCTATGTATGAATATCAAACTTTTGATTTGTATAAAAAGGATAATATACATATTGGCAGTGTCTCATTAACGACCAAGGGAACAATTACTTCGGAAGACATAATTCAAACAACGGAAGAGTATGTATTAACAAAAAGATCATCCTCAAATGGTGCTACCGATATTAGATTTATTCAAAAAATTCAAGAAGAGATTGAAAAAACGATCAAAGGTTTTGATGAAAAAATAGAGAAGTTTTTTGAAAGTAAAAATAATAAAACTAAGCTCAATATTCTACATTTAAGTGATCTGCATTTTGATGAAAAATGTATTATTGAAAATGAAATTACTTATTTGATAGAGGATGCTAAACGTCTTAATAGTTTTGAAAATGAAAAAAGCTTACAAGAGTTCGACTATATTATTTTGAGTGGGGATTTATCTGCTTCGGGAAGCGCTAATGAGTTTAGTAAAGTTGCACAGTTTGTATCACGTTTGATTGACCTTTGCGATATAGATGCCGAAAGAGTTTTGATCGTTCCTGGTAATCATGATTACAGTCGAGAGATAACACATGGAGCTTATCAGATTAGAAATTTTGATGCTTTAAAGTTTCGCGAAAAGAAAGATTTTAAAATAAATGATCGAATTTATTTAGAGCGTGACGATGAAAAATGGAAAAATAAATTTAAGTACTTTAGTGAAAGGCTTTATGAAACAATTTATCATGAACCGTTTAATACAGATTCGACAAAACAAATAAAAGTGATGCAAGATGATAAGCTAGCTTTTGTTTTGATGAATACATCTACACATATTGACCATTTTACACCTCTGCAAGTGAGTTTTGAAGTAGATTCTTTTATTAATGTGCAAAAGCAAATTGATAAAGGAAAATCTAAAATTGTGATTGGGCATCATCCGTTATCATTTGAACACAATTATGATTTTATTAATAACCTTCACCAATTTGATTATAAAGCATATATTCATGGGCATGTCCATCGTAATAATCTTATATCATTTCAAGATGTAATAGCAAGTACACAAAGAGTATTGCAGATTGGATCAGGTATCTTCTATGCAACCAATCCTAAGAGTATGATTCCAGGGGTTCCGTTACGTTATAACGTAATTATCATTGATATAGAAACAAAAAATATTTCTGTGGAAACAAGAGAACGAGAAAAACATACAATACATTGGAGGCCTGCTTGTTTGTATCCTCAAGAGGATGGGTCAATGAGCTGTATGTATGAGAATAAGCAATAA
- a CDS encoding ATP-binding cassette domain-containing protein, translated as MVFDDFSLILNKGEIKAIVGPSGVGKSTLFELILGRLKPNLGSITALNLSQVFQDPYSSFHPTYTIREQIRDVVSMEGYERLMDTMGLEEGYLDVLPHKLSGGQLQRCSILRSLLMKPKLLLLDEPTSALDNQNQLEIMKLIVEHLEDMGILIITHDDSLAQWCADEIIQLS; from the coding sequence ATGGTTTTCGACGATTTCTCTCTAATCCTTAATAAAGGGGAGATAAAAGCGATAGTCGGACCCAGCGGTGTTGGAAAATCAACCCTCTTTGAACTTATCTTGGGACGATTAAAACCCAATCTCGGAAGTATAACTGCTCTTAATCTTTCTCAAGTTTTTCAAGACCCCTACAGCTCTTTTCACCCCACCTATACGATTCGTGAACAAATAAGGGATGTGGTCTCTATGGAGGGGTATGAGAGATTAATGGATACAATGGGGCTTGAAGAGGGATATCTAGATGTATTACCGCACAAACTCTCCGGTGGACAGCTTCAGCGATGTTCTATTTTACGCTCACTATTAATGAAGCCGAAATTATTATTGCTCGATGAGCCGACTTCGGCATTGGATAATCAAAATCAGCTTGAGATTATGAAATTGATTGTAGAACATTTAGAGGATATGGGGATTTTGATTATTACGCATGATGATTCTTTAGCGCAGTGGTGCGCCGATGAAATTATACAGCTTTCATAA
- a CDS encoding glutamate-5-semialdehyde dehydrogenase → MEQFLEKAKSASRLLATMSGSERNRVLREMAQSLRANTMNIIEINAIDMQRAEEENLPSSLKDRLMLDEKRIEAMAVAIEEIAALKDPVGRVIEGWVTEAGLKIEKVSIPIGMIGIIYESRPNVTSDTAALCFKSSNGCVLKGGKEAEQSNKIIADILQQVLVRNNLPKELISLLPDASREGVAKLIKMDKYVDLIVPRGGEALIQFVSKNASIPVVKHDKGQCHLYVDKDANIDDALRIAINAKVQRPSACNSIETLLVDSAIADTVLPLFKEVFDKEETLLKGCDQTRAVISIAEASEIDYDTEYGENILNIRVVDGVDGAIEHIVRFGSAHSESIITENITTAEIFMNSIDSSTLYVNASTRFTDGGMFGFGAEVGISTSKLHARGPMGIEGLTTYKYKVYGKGQIR, encoded by the coding sequence ATGGAACAATTTTTAGAAAAAGCAAAATCGGCGAGTCGTCTCCTTGCAACAATGAGTGGAAGTGAACGTAACCGTGTTTTACGAGAAATGGCACAAAGTTTACGTGCCAATACGATGAATATTATTGAAATCAATGCAATCGATATGCAACGTGCCGAAGAGGAAAATCTCCCTTCTTCACTCAAAGATCGATTGATGCTCGATGAAAAACGGATTGAAGCGATGGCGGTTGCCATCGAAGAGATTGCGGCACTTAAAGATCCTGTAGGACGGGTGATTGAGGGGTGGGTCACCGAAGCGGGACTCAAAATCGAGAAAGTGAGCATCCCTATCGGAATGATAGGAATTATCTATGAATCGCGCCCGAATGTTACCTCCGACACGGCGGCATTGTGTTTTAAAAGCTCTAACGGATGTGTCCTCAAAGGGGGGAAAGAGGCTGAGCAATCCAATAAAATCATTGCCGATATCCTACAGCAGGTTTTGGTTCGAAATAATCTTCCCAAAGAACTGATTTCATTGTTGCCGGATGCCTCACGTGAGGGGGTTGCAAAACTGATTAAAATGGATAAATATGTCGATTTGATTGTCCCTCGTGGAGGCGAAGCATTAATCCAGTTTGTGAGTAAAAATGCGAGTATACCCGTTGTCAAGCACGATAAAGGGCAATGTCATCTCTATGTCGATAAAGATGCTAATATCGACGATGCTCTACGTATTGCGATCAATGCTAAAGTACAACGTCCATCAGCGTGTAATTCGATTGAGACACTATTGGTTGATAGTGCGATTGCCGATACCGTTTTGCCTCTTTTTAAAGAGGTGTTTGATAAAGAGGAGACACTGCTAAAAGGGTGTGACCAAACCCGTGCGGTTATTAGTATCGCAGAGGCTAGTGAGATTGATTATGATACCGAATATGGGGAAAATATCTTGAATATTCGTGTTGTTGATGGTGTTGATGGGGCGATTGAACATATTGTCCGTTTTGGGTCTGCCCACTCTGAGTCAATTATTACCGAAAACATTACAACGGCGGAGATTTTTATGAATAGTATCGATTCTTCTACCTTGTATGTCAATGCCTCTACCCGTTTTACCGATGGTGGGATGTTTGGATTTGGGGCTGAAGTGGGGATTAGTACCAGTAAACTTCACGCCAGAGGACCGATGGGGATTGAAGGACTGACCACTTATAAATATAAAGTCTACGGCAAAGGTCAAATTCGTTGA
- a CDS encoding EAL and HDOD domain-containing protein — protein MDNKYIGRQPIIDGKAKIVAYDLLYREGTHNDDNGFTAAVISTLLLSSDKILGKHLGFIRVGAEFLQYDVVDLLSHDKVVYSLLPSAVIDDKLVERVQVLREQGYCFALNDVIYTAESAGHYALILPYVSYIKIDISQSDLTLISHTISMFHEVGIKVIGSKIETHDLYELCQSMGLDYFQGYFISTPNIIENASFSPEQIGIITLWNLLQRDTEIRELVDAFQQNHAVSLKLLRFINSAAFSLRNPVSSIEQVLTLMGRDPISRWIMLLMFSETHNGVEKRVPLLLMVVYRTEMMSALIKLLKPNVTHLELSTAYFVGMLSLIHLLFHMPQKAVLEKLNITVEIKNAVVDGVGFYGELLDLTRSIECFDTELMESYLHKKGLKYAIIEPIISQVMEKVNTFEKAMEE, from the coding sequence ATGGACAATAAATACATCGGACGTCAGCCTATTATCGATGGGAAAGCGAAAATTGTTGCGTATGATCTCCTTTATCGGGAGGGGACACATAATGATGACAATGGATTTACCGCAGCCGTTATCAGTACCCTATTGTTATCTTCCGATAAAATTTTGGGTAAACATCTTGGATTTATCCGTGTCGGTGCGGAATTTCTCCAATACGATGTGGTTGATTTACTCTCTCATGATAAGGTTGTCTATTCTCTTTTACCCAGTGCTGTAATCGATGACAAATTGGTTGAGAGGGTACAGGTTTTACGGGAGCAGGGGTACTGTTTTGCTCTGAACGATGTGATTTATACGGCTGAGAGTGCAGGGCATTATGCTCTGATTTTACCGTATGTGAGCTATATAAAAATCGATATATCCCAAAGCGATTTAACCCTTATTTCTCATACGATTTCAATGTTCCATGAAGTAGGGATAAAGGTAATCGGAAGCAAAATAGAGACCCATGATCTGTATGAATTATGCCAATCGATGGGATTGGATTATTTTCAGGGTTATTTTATCTCTACCCCTAATATTATCGAAAATGCCTCTTTTTCTCCGGAACAAATAGGGATTATAACGTTGTGGAATCTTTTGCAGCGTGATACTGAAATTCGTGAGCTGGTGGACGCGTTTCAACAAAATCATGCGGTGAGTTTGAAACTTCTCCGATTTATTAACTCAGCAGCCTTTTCACTTAGAAATCCGGTTTCATCGATAGAACAAGTCCTTACACTGATGGGGCGTGACCCGATTTCACGGTGGATTATGCTGTTGATGTTTTCAGAAACGCATAACGGTGTTGAGAAGAGAGTACCGTTATTGTTGATGGTCGTTTATCGTACTGAAATGATGAGTGCATTGATTAAACTTCTCAAGCCGAATGTCACCCATTTAGAGCTTTCAACAGCTTATTTTGTGGGGATGCTCTCGTTGATTCATCTATTATTCCACATGCCTCAGAAAGCGGTTTTGGAAAAACTCAATATTACTGTTGAGATTAAAAATGCGGTTGTTGATGGGGTAGGATTTTATGGGGAGCTGTTGGATTTGACGCGCTCTATAGAGTGTTTTGATACCGAACTGATGGAGAGTTATTTGCATAAAAAAGGGTTAAAATATGCGATAATAGAGCCGATTATCTCCCAAGTGATGGAAAAAGTAAATACGTTTGAAAAGGCGATGGAAGAATGA